The Lonsdalea populi genome window below encodes:
- the yccA gene encoding FtsH protease modulator YccA, with the protein MDRIVTSTSREQSLLSTHKVLRNTYFLLSLTLGFSAVTATLSTVFKLPAPGLLLMVAGFYGLMFLTYKLANSPAGILAVFALTGFMGYTLGPMLSTLIASGAGDIIMLALGGTALVFFCCSAYVLTTRKDMSFLSGMMITGFVVLLVATIANLFLHIPALQMAISVMFILFSAGAILWETSNIIHGGETNYVRATVSLYVSIYNVFVSLLSLLGMSRSN; encoded by the coding sequence ATGGATCGCATTGTTACCTCAACATCACGTGAACAATCGCTGCTGAGCACCCATAAAGTCCTGCGCAATACCTATTTTCTTCTGTCACTGACATTGGGATTTTCCGCCGTCACCGCAACGCTCAGCACCGTCTTCAAACTACCCGCCCCCGGCCTATTGCTGATGGTGGCGGGATTCTATGGCCTGATGTTCTTAACCTACAAACTGGCGAACAGCCCAGCGGGGATACTGGCTGTTTTCGCGCTGACCGGCTTTATGGGATATACCCTTGGTCCGATGCTGAGCACGCTCATCGCGTCCGGCGCGGGCGACATCATCATGCTGGCCTTGGGCGGCACCGCGCTGGTGTTCTTCTGCTGTTCCGCATACGTACTGACCACGCGTAAAGATATGTCTTTCCTGTCCGGAATGATGATCACCGGTTTTGTCGTGCTGCTGGTCGCCACCATCGCCAACTTGTTCCTGCACATTCCCGCGTTGCAGATGGCGATTAGCGTTATGTTTATTCTGTTCTCCGCCGGCGCCATTTTGTGGGAAACCAGTAACATCATTCACGGTGGCGAAACCAACTACGTTCGCGCCACCGTCAGCCTGTACGTTTCCATCTACAACGTATTCGTCAGCCTGTTGAGCTTGCTGGGTATGAGTCGCAGCAACTAG
- the yccX gene encoding acylphosphatase, which produces MSQVAVKVYVYGVVQGVGFRFHTQAQAQMLGLTGYVRNCDDGSVELVACGESEAVEKILKWVRKGGPKYSRVDRILIEPHGNTDYRAFDIRH; this is translated from the coding sequence ATGTCACAGGTGGCGGTGAAAGTCTACGTTTACGGCGTAGTTCAGGGAGTAGGGTTCCGTTTTCATACGCAGGCGCAGGCTCAAATGTTAGGGCTGACCGGCTACGTCAGAAACTGTGATGACGGTAGCGTCGAGCTGGTGGCCTGTGGCGAATCAGAAGCGGTGGAAAAAATACTCAAATGGGTGAGGAAAGGCGGACCGAAATATTCTCGCGTCGATCGGATATTGATTGAGCCGCACGGCAATACCGATTACCGCGCGTTTGATATTCGCCATTGA
- the hspQ gene encoding heat shock protein HspQ, which produces MIICKFGIGQQIRHKLLGFPGVVVDIDPEYSLEKPAWEELAAAETQRTAPWYHVVMQDEAGQPVHTYLAEEQLQQDEHIDTESDSPLDELAARIKSRAPKLLH; this is translated from the coding sequence ATGATTATCTGTAAATTTGGCATCGGGCAGCAGATTCGTCATAAGCTGCTGGGATTTCCCGGAGTCGTGGTCGACATCGACCCTGAGTATTCGCTGGAAAAACCCGCCTGGGAAGAGCTTGCCGCTGCCGAGACGCAGCGTACTGCGCCGTGGTACCACGTGGTCATGCAAGATGAAGCAGGCCAGCCGGTCCATACCTATCTGGCGGAAGAACAGTTGCAGCAGGATGAGCATATCGATACGGAATCGGACTCACCGTTGGATGAGCTGGCGGCCCGCATCAAAAGTCGAGCCCCTAAACTACTGCATTAA
- the tusE gene encoding sulfurtransferase TusE, producing the protein MFTFEGRVIETDAQGYLKNSQDWQEEMAPLLAEQEAIALTEAHWEVLRFVRTFYLEFNTSPAIRMLVKAMAQKYGDEKGNSRYLYRLFPKGPAKQATKIAGLPKPVKCI; encoded by the coding sequence ATGTTTACGTTTGAAGGCCGCGTCATCGAGACAGACGCGCAGGGATATTTGAAAAACAGCCAGGACTGGCAGGAAGAGATGGCGCCGTTGCTGGCAGAGCAGGAGGCGATCGCACTCACGGAGGCGCATTGGGAAGTGCTGCGTTTTGTGCGGACGTTTTATCTGGAGTTCAACACGTCGCCCGCGATCCGCATGCTGGTCAAAGCGATGGCTCAGAAATACGGCGATGAAAAAGGGAATAGCCGCTATCTCTATCGCTTATTCCCCAAAGGGCCCGCCAAGCAGGCCACCAAAATCGCAGGATTGCCGAAACCGGTGAAGTGCATCTGA
- a CDS encoding CoA-binding protein has protein sequence MNDVEIQSVLGSVKTIALVGASEKSTRPSYGVMAYLLGQGYDVIPVSPKLAGKTLLGQTAYASLQDIPRTVDMVDVFRQPEAAFGVAQDAIAIGAKVLWLQLGVINEEAAVLASDAGLKVIMDRCPKIEIPRLGLDK, from the coding sequence TTGAACGACGTTGAGATTCAATCGGTGCTCGGCTCCGTCAAGACTATCGCACTGGTCGGCGCCAGCGAAAAAAGTACGCGGCCCAGCTATGGCGTCATGGCTTATCTGCTGGGGCAAGGGTATGACGTGATCCCGGTGAGCCCTAAACTCGCCGGAAAGACGCTATTGGGACAAACAGCCTATGCCTCGCTCCAGGATATTCCCCGGACAGTGGATATGGTGGATGTCTTCCGCCAGCCCGAAGCGGCGTTCGGCGTGGCGCAAGACGCCATCGCAATTGGCGCGAAGGTGCTGTGGCTGCAGTTAGGCGTCATTAACGAAGAGGCTGCGGTGCTGGCTAGCGATGCCGGGTTAAAGGTCATTATGGATCGCTGTCCGAAAATTGAAATCCCACGGTTGGGACTGGATAAATAG